Proteins from a genomic interval of Erwinia sp. SLM-02:
- a CDS encoding HAD-IIA family hydrolase: MTIKNVICDIDGVLMHDNTAVPGAREFLLRIMENHMPLVVLTNYPSQTAMDLANRFASAGIDLPDSVFYTSAMATADFLKRQEGKKAYVVGEGALIHELYKAGFTITDINPDFVIVGETRSFNWDMMHKAAFFVANGARFIATNPDSHGHGHSPACGALCAGIERISGRQPFYVGKPSPWIMRAALNKMQAHSEETVIVGDNLRTDILAGFQAGLETILVLSGVSSLSDIDAMPFRPTWVYPSVADIDIF, translated from the coding sequence ATGACGATTAAAAACGTAATCTGTGACATTGACGGCGTATTAATGCATGACAATACCGCCGTGCCCGGTGCGCGCGAGTTCCTGCTGCGGATCATGGAAAATCATATGCCGCTGGTGGTGCTGACTAACTATCCTTCTCAAACTGCGATGGATCTGGCCAACCGCTTTGCGTCTGCCGGGATCGACCTCCCGGACAGCGTGTTTTACACCTCCGCCATGGCGACCGCCGATTTTCTGAAACGTCAGGAAGGGAAAAAAGCCTACGTCGTGGGCGAAGGTGCGCTGATCCATGAGCTGTACAAGGCAGGTTTTACCATTACCGATATAAACCCGGACTTTGTGATCGTGGGAGAAACGCGCTCCTTTAACTGGGACATGATGCATAAAGCCGCGTTCTTCGTGGCCAACGGCGCGCGTTTCATTGCCACTAATCCGGACAGCCACGGTCACGGCCACTCCCCTGCCTGCGGCGCGCTGTGCGCGGGGATTGAGCGCATCTCCGGGCGGCAGCCTTTTTACGTGGGTAAGCCCAGCCCGTGGATTATGCGCGCCGCGCTGAACAAGATGCAGGCCCATTCAGAGGAAACGGTTATCGTTGGCGACAACCTGCGCACCGATATTCTGGCCGGATTCCAGGCCGGGCTGGAAACCATACTGGTCCTTTCCGGCGTGTCCAGCCTGAGCGATATTGATGCCATGCCGTTCCGCCCTACCTGGGTTTACCCCTCCGTTGCGGATATCGACATATTTTAA
- the nagC gene encoding DNA-binding transcriptional regulator NagC, with protein sequence MTTGGQAQIGNVDLVKQLNSAAVYRLIDQQGPISRIQIAEHSQLAPASVTKITRQLIERGLIKEVEQQASTGGRRAISIVSETRGFNTIGVRLGRNDATLTLFDLSGKSLAEEHYPLPERSQETLEHALFNAIASFHEQHQRKLRELIAISVILPGLVDPTNGVIRYMPHISVSHWPLVANLEKRFNVTSFVGHDIRSLALAEHYFGASRDCADSILVRVHRGTGAGIIANGHIFLGSNGNVGELGHIQVDPLGERCHCGNFGCLETIAANSAIENRVRHLLTQGYPSSLSLDNCQIQHICSAANRGDALAAEVIEHVGRHLGKAIAIAINLFNPQKVVIAGEITEADKVLLPAIESCINTQALKAFRKNLPVVRSEIDHRSAIGAFALAKRAMLNGILLQRLLEA encoded by the coding sequence ATGACCACTGGCGGCCAGGCCCAAATTGGGAATGTTGATCTTGTTAAACAACTGAACAGCGCGGCCGTTTACCGGCTTATCGATCAGCAGGGACCCATCTCGCGCATTCAGATTGCTGAACACAGCCAGCTTGCACCCGCCAGCGTAACCAAAATCACCCGACAGTTAATTGAGCGTGGGCTGATTAAAGAAGTTGAGCAGCAGGCTTCCACCGGCGGTCGCCGGGCAATATCCATTGTGAGCGAAACCCGCGGATTCAATACGATTGGCGTTCGCCTCGGGCGCAATGATGCCACGCTGACCCTGTTTGATCTCAGTGGAAAATCCCTGGCGGAGGAGCACTATCCTCTGCCAGAGCGCAGCCAGGAAACGCTGGAGCACGCGCTGTTTAATGCGATTGCCAGCTTCCATGAGCAGCATCAGCGCAAGCTGCGCGAACTCATCGCTATCTCGGTCATCCTTCCCGGCCTGGTCGACCCGACAAACGGCGTTATCCGCTATATGCCGCATATCAGCGTCAGCCACTGGCCGCTGGTTGCTAACCTTGAAAAACGCTTCAACGTCACCAGCTTTGTGGGCCATGACATTCGCAGTCTGGCGCTGGCAGAGCACTATTTTGGTGCCTCTCGCGACTGCGCAGACTCCATTCTGGTGCGCGTTCATCGCGGAACGGGGGCGGGGATTATTGCCAACGGCCATATTTTCCTCGGCAGCAACGGCAACGTCGGCGAGTTGGGACACATTCAGGTTGATCCACTCGGAGAACGCTGCCACTGCGGTAATTTCGGCTGCCTGGAAACTATCGCCGCTAACAGCGCGATTGAAAATCGCGTACGTCACCTGCTCACGCAAGGTTATCCCAGCAGCCTGAGCCTGGATAATTGCCAGATCCAGCATATCTGCAGTGCCGCCAATCGGGGTGATGCACTGGCCGCCGAAGTGATTGAGCATGTGGGCCGCCACCTGGGTAAGGCGATTGCGATTGCGATTAACCTGTTTAATCCGCAGAAGGTGGTTATCGCCGGTGAGATAACCGAGGCCGATAAAGTTCTGCTGCCCGCTATTGAAAGCTGCATTAATACTCAGGCGCTGAAGGCGTTCCGCAAAAACCTGCCGGTCGTGCGTTCAGAGATCGATCATCGCTCGGCAATTGGGGCTTTTGCGCTGGCAAAACGGGCCATGCTGAATGGCATCCTGCTTCAGCGACTTTTAGAAGCGTAA
- the nagA gene encoding N-acetylglucosamine-6-phosphate deacetylase → MYALTQGRIYTGHEVLDGHAVVIANGLIDRICPQGELPAGIEIRDVRGAIIAPGFIDLQLNGCGGVQFNDDPAAISVETLSIMQKANEKSGCTSFLPTLITSTDELMKRAVEVMRAWLAQNSNQALGLHLEGPWLNPLKKGTHNPALIRAPDKALVDFLCENADVITKITLAPEKVGAEVIRQLRAAGIVVSAGHSHATYDEARSGISAGVSFATHLYNAMPTTSGREPGLIGALFDSPDVWCGVIADGLHVHFANIRNAKRIKGDKLVLVTDATAPAGADIDQFIFAGKTIYYRNGLCVDENGTLSGSALTMIEAVENSVEHVGIALDEALRMATLYPARAMGVDNQLGSIEAGKVANLTVFTRDYKITRTIVNGNEVFSE, encoded by the coding sequence ATGTATGCGTTAACTCAGGGTCGTATCTACACCGGCCATGAAGTCCTCGACGGGCATGCGGTGGTGATCGCAAATGGCCTGATCGACCGTATTTGCCCACAGGGCGAGCTGCCTGCCGGCATTGAAATCCGCGACGTCCGCGGCGCCATTATTGCGCCGGGTTTTATCGACCTGCAGCTTAACGGCTGCGGCGGCGTGCAGTTTAATGACGACCCTGCGGCAATCAGCGTAGAAACGTTGAGCATCATGCAGAAGGCCAATGAAAAATCCGGCTGTACCAGCTTTCTGCCGACGCTGATCACCAGCACCGACGAGCTGATGAAGCGCGCGGTTGAAGTCATGCGAGCCTGGCTGGCGCAAAACAGCAATCAGGCGCTGGGCCTGCACCTGGAAGGGCCATGGCTGAATCCGCTGAAAAAGGGCACGCATAATCCGGCCCTGATCCGTGCCCCGGATAAAGCGCTGGTCGACTTCCTCTGCGAAAATGCGGACGTCATTACCAAAATTACGCTGGCCCCTGAGAAAGTGGGAGCGGAAGTCATCCGCCAGCTGCGCGCGGCCGGGATCGTCGTTTCCGCTGGTCACTCTCATGCCACCTATGATGAAGCCCGCAGCGGCATCTCCGCGGGCGTCAGCTTCGCCACCCACCTTTATAACGCCATGCCAACTACCTCCGGTCGTGAACCCGGTTTAATTGGCGCGCTGTTTGATTCTCCGGACGTCTGGTGCGGCGTCATTGCCGACGGTTTACACGTTCATTTTGCCAATATTCGGAACGCAAAACGCATCAAAGGCGACAAGCTGGTGCTGGTCACCGATGCCACCGCGCCGGCTGGGGCTGATATTGACCAGTTCATTTTTGCTGGTAAAACAATATACTATCGTAACGGGCTGTGCGTGGATGAAAACGGAACACTGAGTGGTTCTGCATTGACAATGATTGAAGCTGTTGAGAACAGCGTCGAACATGTTGGCATCGCCCTGGATGAGGCACTGCGTATGGCGACGCTTTATCCGGCCCGTGCAATGGGGGTTGATAACCAGTTAGGTTCAATTGAAGCCGGAAAAGTGGCTAACCTGACGGTATTCACCCGCGATTATAAAATCACCCGGACCATCGTTAACGGTAACGAGGTCTTTAGCGAGTAG
- the nagB gene encoding glucosamine-6-phosphate deaminase, which translates to MRLIPLATSPQVGKWAARHIVNRINAFKPTAERPFILGLPTGGTPLEAYKYLIEMHKAGQVSFKHVVTFNMDEYVGLPKEHPESYHSFMHRNFFDHVDIQSENINLLNGNAPDIDAECRQYEEKIRAYGKIHLFMGGVGNDGHIAFNEPASSLASRTRIKTLTHDTRIANSRFFGGDVDQVPKYALTVGVGTLLDAEEVMILVTGHLKAHALRAAVEGNVNHMWTISCLQLHAKSVVVCDEPATMELKVKTVKYFREMEAENITGL; encoded by the coding sequence ATGAGACTGATTCCACTGGCAACATCTCCTCAGGTCGGCAAATGGGCGGCACGCCATATCGTTAACCGTATCAACGCTTTCAAACCCACCGCAGAGCGTCCGTTCATTTTGGGTCTGCCGACCGGTGGCACGCCGCTGGAAGCCTACAAGTACCTCATTGAGATGCACAAAGCGGGCCAGGTTAGCTTTAAACATGTCGTCACGTTCAATATGGACGAATATGTTGGCCTGCCCAAAGAGCACCCGGAAAGCTATCACAGCTTCATGCACCGTAACTTTTTTGATCACGTTGATATTCAAAGCGAAAACATCAACCTTCTGAATGGTAATGCGCCGGACATTGACGCAGAATGTCGTCAGTATGAGGAAAAAATCCGCGCCTACGGCAAAATCCATTTGTTTATGGGCGGCGTGGGCAACGACGGGCATATCGCCTTTAACGAACCCGCTTCCTCTCTGGCTTCGCGTACCCGTATTAAAACGCTGACCCACGATACCCGTATCGCCAACTCCCGTTTCTTTGGCGGTGACGTTGATCAGGTGCCTAAATACGCACTGACCGTGGGCGTCGGTACGCTGCTTGATGCGGAAGAAGTGATGATTCTGGTTACCGGGCACCTGAAGGCCCACGCTCTGCGTGCGGCGGTTGAAGGTAACGTGAATCATATGTGGACCATTAGCTGTCTGCAGCTGCATGCTAAATCCGTTGTGGTATGCGATGAGCCCGCCACCATGGAACTGAAAGTGAAGACCGTGAAGTACTTCCGCGAAATGGAAGCGGAAAATATTACCGGTCTGTGA
- the nagE gene encoding PTS N-acetyl glucosamine transporter subunit IIABC, with protein sequence MNILGFFQRLGRSLQLPIAVLPVAALMLRFGQPDLLNMPFIAQGGGAIFDNLALIFAIGVASTWSKDNAGAAALAGAVGYFILTKAMVTINPAINMGVLAGIITGLVAGATYNRWADIKLPDFLSFFGGKRFVPIATGFFCLVLAAIFGYIWPPVQNAIHAGGEWIVAEGAFGAGVFGFVNRLLIPTGLHQVLNTIAWFQIGEFTNAAGTVFHGDINRFYAGDGTAGMFMSGFFPIMMFGLPGAALAMYMAAPKARRPMVGGMLLSVAVTAFLTGVTEPLEFLFMFLAPMLYLIHALLTGISLFVATLLGIHAGFSFSAGAIDYVLMYNLPAASQNVWVLLVMGLVAFVVYFVLFSAVIRMMNLKTPGREDAADLVVNDEANSNTEEGMDQLSRQYIVAIGGSDNLNVIDACITRLRLSVKDAGLVNDAACKRLGASGIVRLNKQTIQVIVGAKAESIAESMKKLIAKGPIAAAAPSAAPVAPAAPVAAPQAVSNASKGIVGTLVAPVSGTVVAIDQVPDEAFASKAVGDGLAIKPTSSTVVAPASGTLVKIFNTNHAFCLETEKGAEIVVHMGLDTVALQGKGFTRLVEEGAQVVAGQPVLEMDLAFLEANARSMISPVVVSNIEDFSGLTLLAGDTVVAGESRIYEING encoded by the coding sequence GTGAATATTTTAGGATTCTTTCAACGACTGGGGCGCTCATTACAACTGCCCATAGCCGTACTGCCGGTTGCAGCGCTGATGCTACGCTTTGGTCAGCCTGACTTACTGAATATGCCGTTCATTGCTCAGGGCGGCGGTGCCATCTTCGATAACCTGGCGCTAATCTTTGCTATCGGCGTGGCGTCTACCTGGTCCAAAGACAATGCCGGTGCGGCTGCACTGGCCGGTGCAGTCGGTTACTTCATTCTTACCAAAGCGATGGTCACCATCAATCCCGCGATCAATATGGGTGTGCTGGCGGGGATCATCACCGGTCTGGTGGCGGGTGCAACCTACAACCGCTGGGCCGATATCAAACTGCCTGATTTCCTCAGCTTCTTTGGCGGCAAACGTTTTGTGCCGATCGCGACCGGCTTCTTCTGTCTGGTGCTGGCCGCTATTTTTGGCTACATCTGGCCGCCGGTGCAGAACGCCATCCATGCCGGTGGCGAATGGATTGTTGCTGAAGGTGCCTTTGGTGCGGGTGTGTTCGGCTTCGTTAACCGTCTGCTGATCCCAACCGGTCTGCATCAGGTGCTGAATACCATTGCCTGGTTCCAGATTGGTGAGTTCACCAACGCGGCGGGTACCGTCTTCCACGGCGACATCAACCGTTTCTACGCCGGTGACGGCACCGCAGGGATGTTCATGTCGGGCTTCTTCCCGATCATGATGTTCGGTCTGCCGGGTGCGGCGCTGGCGATGTATATGGCTGCCCCTAAAGCGCGTCGTCCGATGGTCGGCGGGATGCTGCTGTCCGTTGCGGTGACCGCTTTCCTGACCGGTGTGACCGAGCCGCTTGAATTCCTGTTCATGTTCCTGGCTCCGATGCTGTACCTGATCCACGCATTGCTGACCGGTATCAGCCTGTTTGTGGCAACCCTGCTGGGTATCCATGCCGGCTTCTCCTTCTCGGCGGGTGCTATCGACTATGTGTTGATGTATAACCTGCCGGCAGCCAGCCAGAATGTCTGGGTGCTACTGGTGATGGGCCTGGTTGCCTTTGTGGTGTACTTCGTGCTGTTCAGCGCGGTTATTCGCATGATGAACCTGAAAACGCCGGGCCGCGAGGATGCCGCTGACCTGGTGGTAAACGACGAAGCGAACAGCAACACCGAAGAGGGGATGGATCAGCTGTCCCGCCAGTACATTGTGGCGATTGGTGGCTCCGATAACCTTAACGTGATTGATGCCTGTATTACCCGTCTGCGCCTGTCGGTTAAGGATGCGGGACTGGTCAACGATGCGGCCTGTAAGCGTTTGGGTGCCTCGGGCATTGTCCGACTGAACAAACAGACGATTCAGGTGATCGTCGGTGCGAAAGCAGAATCTATCGCTGAAAGCATGAAAAAACTGATTGCCAAAGGGCCAATCGCGGCGGCAGCGCCTTCCGCGGCGCCGGTTGCTCCTGCTGCGCCCGTCGCGGCCCCGCAGGCGGTATCGAATGCCAGCAAAGGTATTGTCGGAACGCTGGTGGCGCCGGTAAGCGGCACCGTGGTGGCGATTGACCAGGTGCCTGATGAAGCCTTCGCCAGTAAAGCGGTCGGTGACGGCCTGGCGATTAAACCGACCAGCAGCACCGTCGTGGCTCCCGCAAGCGGCACGCTGGTGAAAATCTTTAACACCAATCACGCGTTCTGTCTGGAAACGGAAAAAGGCGCGGAAATTGTGGTGCACATGGGGCTGGATACCGTGGCGCTGCAGGGTAAAGGCTTTACCCGACTGGTGGAAGAGGGTGCCCAGGTGGTGGCCGGTCAGCCGGTGCTGGAGATGGACCTGGCCTTCCTTGAGGCCAATGCCCGCTCGATGATCAGCCCGGTTGTGGTCAGCAACATCGAGGATTTCTCGGGACTGACGCTGCTGGCGGGCGATACCGTGGTTGCCGGTGAGAGCCGTATCTACGAGATCAATGGCTAA
- the glnS gene encoding glutamine--tRNA ligase yields the protein MSEAEARPTNFIRQIIDEDLASGKHKSVHTRFPPEPNGYLHIGHAKSICLNFGIANDYQGQCNLRFDDTNPVKEDLEFVESIKRDVQWLGFEWSGEVRYSSDYFDQLHHYAVELIEKGLAYVDELSPEQIREYRGSLTAPGKNSPYRDRSVEENLALFEKMRSGGFEEGKACLRAKIDMASNFIVMRDPVLYRIKFADHHQTGSKWCIYPMYDFTHCISDALEGITHSLCTLEFQDNRRLYDWVLDNITIPVHPRQYEFSRLNLEYAIMSKRKLSQLVSEKVVEGWDDPRMLTVSGLRRRGYSAESIREFCRRIGVTKQDNNVEMAALESCIRDDLNENAPRAMAVLDPVKLVIENLPAHHEETISMPNHPNKPEMGTREVPFSREIYIDRADFREEANKQYKRLVLGKEVRLRNAYVIKAERVAKDEEGNITCLFCTCDVDTLSKDPADGRKVKGVIHWVSAEHALPAEFRLYDRLFSVPNPAAAEDFLASINPESLVIRHGFVEPGMQSAEASAAFQFEREGYFCADSVYSSASNLVFNRTVGLRDTWAKIGE from the coding sequence ATGAGTGAGGCTGAAGCCCGCCCAACGAACTTTATTCGTCAGATTATCGACGAAGATCTGGCGTCCGGTAAGCACAAGAGCGTGCATACCCGCTTCCCGCCTGAGCCAAATGGCTACCTGCACATTGGCCACGCTAAGTCGATCTGCCTGAACTTTGGTATCGCAAATGATTACCAGGGCCAGTGCAATCTGCGTTTTGATGACACCAACCCGGTGAAGGAAGACCTGGAGTTCGTTGAGTCAATCAAACGTGACGTGCAGTGGCTCGGCTTCGAGTGGAGCGGCGAGGTGCGTTACTCATCTGACTATTTCGACCAGCTGCATCACTATGCGGTAGAGCTGATTGAAAAAGGGCTGGCGTATGTGGATGAACTTTCCCCTGAGCAAATCCGCGAATACCGTGGCAGCCTGACCGCGCCGGGTAAAAACAGCCCTTACCGCGATCGTAGCGTGGAAGAGAACCTGGCCCTGTTCGAGAAAATGCGCAGCGGCGGATTCGAAGAAGGTAAGGCCTGTCTGCGTGCCAAAATCGATATGGCTTCCAACTTTATCGTGATGCGCGATCCGGTGCTGTATCGTATTAAGTTCGCTGACCACCACCAGACCGGTTCGAAGTGGTGCATCTATCCGATGTACGACTTTACCCACTGCATTTCCGATGCGCTGGAAGGGATCACCCATTCCCTGTGTACGCTGGAGTTCCAGGACAACCGTCGCCTGTATGACTGGGTGCTGGATAACATTACTATCCCGGTTCATCCGCGCCAGTACGAATTCTCCCGTCTGAATCTTGAATACGCCATTATGTCCAAGCGTAAGCTGAGCCAGCTGGTGAGCGAGAAAGTGGTTGAGGGCTGGGACGACCCGCGCATGCTGACCGTTTCCGGTCTGCGCCGTCGTGGCTACAGCGCGGAGTCCATCCGTGAGTTCTGCCGCCGCATCGGCGTGACCAAGCAGGACAACAACGTTGAGATGGCCGCACTGGAATCCTGTATTCGTGACGATCTCAATGAAAACGCGCCGCGCGCCATGGCGGTGCTGGACCCGGTTAAACTGGTGATTGAAAATCTGCCTGCTCATCATGAAGAAACGATCAGCATGCCCAATCATCCAAACAAGCCGGAAATGGGCACACGTGAAGTGCCGTTCAGCCGCGAAATCTATATCGATCGTGCTGACTTCCGCGAAGAAGCCAACAAGCAGTACAAGCGTCTGGTGCTGGGTAAAGAAGTCCGCCTGCGTAACGCCTATGTGATTAAGGCAGAGCGCGTGGCGAAGGATGAGGAAGGGAACATCACCTGCCTGTTCTGTACCTGCGACGTAGACACCCTGAGCAAAGATCCGGCCGACGGTCGTAAAGTGAAGGGCGTTATCCACTGGGTTTCCGCAGAACACGCGCTACCGGCCGAGTTCCGTCTTTACGACCGGCTGTTCAGCGTGCCAAATCCGGCGGCGGCGGAGGATTTCCTCGCCAGCATCAACCCTGAGTCGCTGGTGATTCGCCACGGTTTCGTGGAGCCGGGTATGCAGAGTGCTGAAGCTTCAGCGGCGTTTCAGTTTGAACGTGAAGGCTACTTCTGCGCTGACAGCGTGTATTCTTCAGCCAGCAATCTGGTATTTAACCGCACCGTTGGCCTGCGCGACACCTGGGCTAAAATCGGCGAATAA
- the chiP gene encoding chitoporin ChiP: MQLKRVLSRALTTFFAVYTGLSATLITLPAAASGFIDDSSLSGGVYYWQRHRERKDLQPDSEKYNHYTSNLHHSTINANLDFSSGFAGDWIGIDLAAFTALEISNKGPGAPNEIGFSDGDSRWDEPWSGDRNGLSLYKAALKLKYNDSWLRTGYLQPSGQTLMSPHWSLLPGTYRGVEIGTAGHFTSAGELSVSYMWSDKYKAPWYQHMYDFRKADGKTKLDYMHSLGAKFSSENKWQLEAAVGQADSYMDQFFTKASYAVPLLGNDLETSWQFYGAHDREHGGAANSNDVYSGLAWLQALTLGYRSGPFQFRLEGTWVKADGNQGYFLQRMTPSYASSNGRLDVWWDSRSDWNANGEKAVFAGVMADLDGLHLPGWQAGTSFAWGWDAKPSSNPAFNQNQRLRESAWNLDLLYTLQQGWGKGTQFKLHYTHYDNHSTIPSYEGGYGNIFQDEKDVKFIVTAPFTLF; this comes from the coding sequence ATGCAGCTCAAGCGAGTGCTCAGTCGGGCATTGACGACTTTTTTCGCCGTTTATACAGGGTTAAGTGCAACTCTGATAACTCTGCCCGCTGCGGCCAGCGGATTTATTGATGATTCCTCCCTGTCTGGCGGAGTGTATTACTGGCAGCGCCATCGCGAACGCAAAGATCTGCAGCCTGATAGCGAAAAATATAATCACTACACGTCAAACCTTCACCACTCCACAATCAATGCCAATCTTGATTTCTCCTCGGGCTTTGCCGGTGACTGGATTGGGATCGATCTGGCTGCCTTTACCGCCCTGGAAATCTCGAATAAAGGCCCGGGAGCACCGAACGAAATAGGTTTCAGCGACGGCGACAGCCGCTGGGACGAGCCGTGGAGCGGGGACCGAAATGGCCTGAGCCTCTATAAAGCCGCATTAAAACTGAAGTATAACGACAGCTGGTTACGGACCGGATATCTGCAGCCCAGCGGACAAACCCTGATGTCACCCCACTGGAGTTTACTGCCCGGTACCTATCGTGGAGTGGAGATCGGAACGGCGGGTCACTTTACGTCCGCAGGCGAACTGTCCGTTTCTTATATGTGGTCCGATAAATACAAGGCACCGTGGTATCAGCATATGTACGACTTCCGCAAGGCGGACGGGAAGACGAAACTGGACTACATGCATTCGCTGGGTGCTAAATTCTCGTCGGAAAATAAGTGGCAGCTGGAAGCGGCTGTGGGGCAGGCGGACAGCTATATGGACCAGTTTTTTACTAAGGCCAGCTATGCCGTCCCGCTGCTGGGGAACGATCTTGAAACCAGCTGGCAGTTTTATGGCGCACACGATCGCGAACACGGCGGCGCCGCGAACAGCAATGATGTGTATTCCGGGCTGGCCTGGCTACAGGCGTTGACGTTGGGTTACCGCAGCGGCCCGTTCCAGTTTCGGCTGGAAGGCACCTGGGTCAAAGCCGATGGCAATCAGGGATATTTTTTGCAGCGTATGACGCCCTCTTATGCCAGTTCAAACGGTCGCCTCGATGTCTGGTGGGACTCCCGTTCCGACTGGAATGCGAACGGCGAGAAAGCGGTGTTCGCCGGGGTGATGGCTGACCTGGACGGTCTGCACCTTCCCGGATGGCAGGCAGGCACCTCATTTGCCTGGGGGTGGGATGCTAAACCCAGCAGTAACCCGGCATTCAATCAAAATCAAAGGCTGCGTGAATCCGCGTGGAACCTGGACCTTCTCTATACCCTCCAGCAGGGCTGGGGAAAGGGGACGCAGTTTAAGCTGCACTACACCCACTACGACAACCACAGCACGATCCCAAGCTATGAAGGGGGTTACGGCAATATTTTTCAGGATGAAAAGGACGTGAAGTTTATTGTCACCGCCCCGTTTACCCTTTTTTAA